A single Oncorhynchus nerka isolate Pitt River linkage group LG10, Oner_Uvic_2.0, whole genome shotgun sequence DNA region contains:
- the LOC135573727 gene encoding kelch-like protein 35, whose protein sequence is MPHFLIFLASGKLSCFGSKTTSHADNQDINQGGLWEAGVHIRLVIVYVLNVILWSIQVQCYNTEEDQWQYVSSCPFSQRCINATTHNNTIYVVGGLLDQIYSYTPKTDNWSKVVDLPMKLESCGLTVCEGKVYIVGGRDSCASATDQVWAYSPESGKLTDEKPMSRSVSYHGCVTVTQWPPKKTH, encoded by the exons ATGCCTCATTTTCTCATCTTCCtggcatctgggaaactaagcTGCTTTGGAAGTAAAACAACATCCCATGCAGATAACCAGGACATCAACCAAGGGGGCTTATGGGAAG caggtgtccacatacgtttggtcATAGTGTATGTTCTAAATGTAATTCTATGGTCCATACAGGTTCAGTGCTATAACACAGAAGAGGACCAATGGCAGTATGTGTCATCCTGTCCCTTCTCTCAGAGATGCATCAATGCCACCACACACAATAACACCATCTATGTGGTGGGAGGACTCCTGGACCAGATTTACAGCTACACACCAAAGACCGATAACTGGAGCAAAGTGGTGGACTTACCAATGAAGCTG GAGAGCTGTGGCCTGACTGTGTGTGAGGGGAAGGTCTACATCGTCGGGGGGAGAGATAGTTGTGCCTCGGCCACCGACCAGGTTTGGGCCTACAGTCCTGAGAGCGGCAAGCTGACAGACGAGAAGCCCATGTCACGCAGTGTCAGCTACCACGGTTGTGTCACTGTCACCCAGTGGCCACCAAAGAAGACCCACTGA
- the klhl35 gene encoding kelch-like protein 35 → MPGEVLKLPRPFLTMGFGSTSEPQPLPQGDQHPQWKEMSFCEGPRHSEQILQVLNVYRCSGTFTDMVLQVDSSEFPCHRAILSAGSIYFRTMFNGQLRESRQQLVRIQGIGASTMETVLNFVYEGKAVLDEANVGSVFGAADMLGVSVLSKACVQFLEERMDHSNCLGIMDFASSYLITPLADKCQTMLYRDFVEVYKHEEFLSLAKERVVELLTSEQLQVDKEEVLVEAVLKWVHHVPAERKGALQELLELVRLPLVDPVFFVNVIESDDLVQDCRECRPLLQEARMYHVLGREVDSVRTRPRKCMGRAEVIVVIGGCDRNGFSRLSFTEKLNPYTKEWVPGATIPGYSKSEFASCELQNEVYVSGGQLNSSDVWKYMPQVDHWVRVASLAKARWRHKMAALLGKLYAVGGFNGLERLSNVECYSVYDNQWRTVAPLLLAVSSAALVGCSGKLYVIGGAVNNDCNTNKVQCYNTEEDQWQYVSSCPFSQRCINATAHNNTIYVVGGLLDQIYSYTPKTDNWSKVVDLPMKLESCGLTVCEGKVYIVGGRDSCASATDQVWAYSPESGKLTDEKPMSRSVSYHGCVTVTQWPPKKTH, encoded by the exons ATGCCAGGTGAAGTCTTGAAG ctcccTCGTCCATTCCTCACCATGGGGTTTGGAAGCACTAGTGAGCCTCAACCTCTGCCTCAGGGCGACCAACATCCCCAGTGGAAAGAGATGAGCTTCTGCGAGGGCCCACGCCACTCAGAACAGATCCTCCAGGTGCTCAACGTCTACCGCTGCAGCGGCACCTTCACCGACATGGTCCTGCAGGTGGACAGCAGTGAGTTCCCATGCCACCGCGCCATCCTCAGCGCCGGCAGCATCTACTTCCGCACGATGTTCAACGGGCAGCTCCGCGAGAGCCGCCAGCAGCTGGTGCGCATCCAGGGCATAGGTGCCTCCACCATGGAGACGGTGCTCAACTTCGTGTATGAGGGCAAGGCGGTGCTGGATGAGGCCAACGTGGGAAGCGTGTTCGGCGCCGCCGACATGCTGGGTGTCAGCGTGCTCAGCAAGGCATGTGTGCAGTTCCTGGAGGAGCGTATGGACCACTCCAACTGCCTAGGCATCATGGACTTCGCTAGCTCATACCTCATCACGCCTCTGGCAGACAAGTGCCAGACTATGTTGTACAGGGactttgtggaggtctacaagcaCGAAGAGTTCCTGAGCTTAGCCAAAGAGCGTGTGGTGGAGCTTCTGACCAGCGAGCAACTCCAGGTGGACAAGGAGGAGGTGTTGGTGGAGGCAGTGCTGAAATGGGTGCACCACGTGCCCGCAGAAAGGAAAGGGGCCCTCCAGGAGCTGTTGGAGCTAGTGCGTCTGCCTCTGGTGGACCCTGTTTTCTTCGTCAATGTGATAGAGTCGGACGACCTGGTCCAGGACTGCAGGGAGTGCCGGCCACTGCTGCAGGAGGCCAGGATGTACCATGTCCTGGGGAGGGAAGTGGACTCTGTGCGGACCAGACCGAGAAA GTGCATGGGGAGAGCGGAGGTGATCGTGGTGATCGGAGGCTGTGACAGAAACGGCTTCTCCAGACTGTCCTTCACTGAGAAACTCAATCCTTACACAAAAGAGTGGGTGCCCGGTGCCACCATCCCAGGATACTCTAAGTCCGAGTTTGCcagttgtgagctgcagaatgaAGTATACGTGTCAG GAGGCCAGTTGAATAGCTCGGATGTGTGGAAGTACATGCCCCAGGTGGACCACTGGGTTCGTGTCGCCTCCTTGGCCAAGGCCAGGTGGAGGCACAAGATGGCTGCTCTGCTTGGAAAG CTGTATGCAGTGGGAGGCTTCAATGGGCTGGAGCGCTTGTCCAATGTGGAGTGCTACAGCGTCTACGACAACCAGTGGCGGACTGTAGCCCCTTTACTGCTGGCCGTGAGCTCAGCGGCTCTTGTGGGCTGCTCTGGCAAGCTCTACGTCATTGGTGGGGCCGTGAACAATGACTGCAATACCAACAAG GTTCAGTGCTATAACACAGAAGAGGACCAATGGCAGTATGTGTCATCCTGTCCCTTCTCTCAGAGATGCATCAATGCCACCGCACACAATAACACCATCTATGTGGTGGGAGGACTCCTGGACCAGATTTACAGCTACACACCAAAGACCGATAACTGGAGCAAAGTGGTGGACTTACCAATGAAGCTG GAGAGCTGTGGCCTGACTGTGTGTGAGGGGAAGGTCTACATCGTCGGGGGGAGAGATAGTTGTGCCTCGGCCACCGACCAGGTTTGGGCCTACAGTCCTGAGAGCGGCAAGCTGACAGACGAGAAGCCCATGTCACGCAGTGTCAGCTACCACGGTTGTGTCACTGTCACCCAGTGGCCACCAAAGAAGACCCACTGA
- the LOC115136116 gene encoding transforming growth factor beta activator LRRC32-like isoform X1 produces MTGLSSCHKPISVFPALMCALSLCHSTMATYLWLVLAIVSDVAASLLRPPRQLSPCQMVQNDVYCNDLNLRTVPAKLPHGIQKLDLSRNLLQNITQEVLAIYTTVHHLNLHSNKIQFIQPGLFKDMTNLQVLDLSSNYLDVFAVSKTSIGPLTAVERLDLSGNGLYTGMTDFFLSEAPALMNLSLNGNSITKVGKETFCGALALRNIDLHNNVILEIEDGAFDSLLHLSELDLSINSITCITDFNLSKLKVLNLSKNSMECFQTTDSDLEYELLYLDLRENNIHYFPVLPRRNKLMYLDLSRNHLMSVNTTGTADELEHFRNTFVPQTQSGGMSRHQDFSRLKYLNMSYNQIKSIPMSYFCSMVSLVHLNVSNNCIGAFSIDQESPLNSLKTLDLSYNALQNLSFGENTLRSLQELFLQGNFLTIMDSGTFQRLPSIRGLHLQQNYLKVCPSQRKSPQTDHNSQDPPGCVSFTSIPSLHLLYLSGNNLEVLPPYAFNGTPLRLLDLSLNPGLDIHQNAFSSLETSLINLSLRENHIPELNTDLSLLSSLKFVDLSTNKLTTLPLWNKASSIESLNLQNNNLVTLEYNTVLVLERTLKTLYMGSNPLSCCSNPRFLNMLQHSDVVIPDFAIVTCQYTGNSEPVEVNVGSVTQEQCQKLDSKSVSIIVIVVTALVLIAVLVVLSKVCHPKRRKLNISFRA; encoded by the exons ATGACAGGTCTCAGTTCATGTCATAAACCCATCAGTGTGTTTCCTGCACTcatgtgtgctctctctctgtgtcacagCACCATGGCAACCTACCTCTGGCTGGTCCTGGCCATCGTCAGTGATGTTGCAGCATCCTTGTTACGTCCCCCACGTCAACTCTCCCCCTGTCAAATG GTCCAGAATGACGTGTACTGCAACGATCTGAACCTGAGGACCGTTCCAGCCAAGCTTCCTCATGGCATTCAAAAGCTCGACCTGTCTCGAAACCTTCTACAAAACATTACTCAAGAAGTTCTAGCAATCTACACCACCGTTCATCATCTGAACCTCCACTCCAACAAGATCCAGTTCATCCAGCCAGGTCTGTTCAAAGACATGACCAATCTGCAAGTGCTGGACCTCTCCAGTAATTACTTGGATGTTTTTGCTGTTTCGAAAACCAGCATTGGGCCTCTTACGGCTGTGGAGAGGCTTGACCTCTCAGGCAATGGCCTGTACACGGGGATGACCGACTTTTTTCTCAGTGAAGCCCCAGCACTAATGAACCTTTCTCTGAATGGCAACAGTATCACCAAAGTGGGCAAGGAGACCTTTTGCGGAGCTTTGGCCTTAAGAAACATTGATCTTCACAACAACGTCATCTTAGAGATTGAGGACGGAGCATTTGACTCGTTGCTCCATCTGTCCGAGCTTGATTTGTCCATTAACTCCATCACTTGCATCACTGACTTTAACCTTTCCAAACTCAAGGTGCTGAACCTCAGTAAGAACAGCATGGAGTGCTTCCAAACCACAGATTCAGACCTAGAGTATGAGCTCCTCTACCTCGACCTGAGGGAAAACAATATCCACTATTTCCCCGTTCTCCCCAGAAGGAACAAGCTCATGTACCTGGATTTGTCCAGGAACCACCTGATGAGTGTCAATACCACAGGAACTGCCGATGAGCTCGAGCACTTCAGAAACACGTTCGTACCTCAAACGCAGTCAGGTGGAATGAGCAGACACCAGGACTTCTCAAGGCTCAAGTACCTCAACATGAGCTACAACCAGATAAAGAGCATACCGATGTCTTACTTCTGCAGCATGGTGTCCCTTGTGCATCTTAACGTAAGTAATAACTGTATCGGGGCCTTTTCTATAGACCAGGAGAGCCCTCTGAACTCTCTGAAGACCCTGGACCTGAGTTACAATGCCCTACAAAACCTCTCATTTGGGGAGAACACCCTCCGGTCACTGCAGGAACTCTTCTTACAAGGGAACTTCCTCACCATAATGGACTCTGGAACGTTCCAAAGACTGCCTAGCATCAGAGGCCTTCACCTCCAGCAGAACTACCTGAAAGTCTGCCCTTCACAGCGAAAATCACCCCAGACAGACCACAACTCCCAGGATCCTCCAGGCTGTGTCTCCTTTACATCAATACCAAGCCTGCACTTGTTGTACCTTTCTGGAAACAATCTTGAGGTTCTGCCACCATATGCCTTCAATGGCACCCCACTCAGGTTGCTGGACCTGTCCCTAAACCCAGGCTTGGACATTCACCAGAATGCTTTCTCTAGTTTGGAGACCTCCCTAATTAATCTCTCACTGAGAGAAAACCACATCCCAGAATTGAACACGGACCTTTCCCTGCTAAGTAGTCTCAAATTTGTGGACCTGTCCACCAACAAGCTGACCACTCTCCCCCTTTGGAACAAGGCGTCCTCCATCGAGTCCCTGAACCTGCAGAACAACAACCTGGTGACCCTGGAGTACAACACAGTCCTGGTCCTGGAGCGGACGCTCAAAACCCTCTATATGGGCTCGAACCCTCTCAGTTGCTGCAGCAACCCCCGCTTCCTCAACATGCTCCAGCACTCTGATGTGGTCATCCCTGACTTCGCGATAGTAACCTGCCAGTACACAGGGAACTCGGAGCCAGTGGAGGTGAATGTTGGGAGTGTGACGCAAGAGCAGTGTCAGAAGCTGGACAGTAAGAGCGTGAGCATTATCGTCATCGTGGTGACAGCTTTGGTGCTGATAGCGGTGCTGGTGGTGCTCTCCAAGGTGTGCCACCCCAAAAGGCGCAAGCTCAACATCAGCTTCAGGGCCTAA
- the LOC115136116 gene encoding transforming growth factor beta activator LRRC32-like isoform X2 — MATYLWLVLAIVSDVAASLLRPPRQLSPCQMVQNDVYCNDLNLRTVPAKLPHGIQKLDLSRNLLQNITQEVLAIYTTVHHLNLHSNKIQFIQPGLFKDMTNLQVLDLSSNYLDVFAVSKTSIGPLTAVERLDLSGNGLYTGMTDFFLSEAPALMNLSLNGNSITKVGKETFCGALALRNIDLHNNVILEIEDGAFDSLLHLSELDLSINSITCITDFNLSKLKVLNLSKNSMECFQTTDSDLEYELLYLDLRENNIHYFPVLPRRNKLMYLDLSRNHLMSVNTTGTADELEHFRNTFVPQTQSGGMSRHQDFSRLKYLNMSYNQIKSIPMSYFCSMVSLVHLNVSNNCIGAFSIDQESPLNSLKTLDLSYNALQNLSFGENTLRSLQELFLQGNFLTIMDSGTFQRLPSIRGLHLQQNYLKVCPSQRKSPQTDHNSQDPPGCVSFTSIPSLHLLYLSGNNLEVLPPYAFNGTPLRLLDLSLNPGLDIHQNAFSSLETSLINLSLRENHIPELNTDLSLLSSLKFVDLSTNKLTTLPLWNKASSIESLNLQNNNLVTLEYNTVLVLERTLKTLYMGSNPLSCCSNPRFLNMLQHSDVVIPDFAIVTCQYTGNSEPVEVNVGSVTQEQCQKLDSKSVSIIVIVVTALVLIAVLVVLSKVCHPKRRKLNISFRA; from the exons ATGGCAACCTACCTCTGGCTGGTCCTGGCCATCGTCAGTGATGTTGCAGCATCCTTGTTACGTCCCCCACGTCAACTCTCCCCCTGTCAAATG GTCCAGAATGACGTGTACTGCAACGATCTGAACCTGAGGACCGTTCCAGCCAAGCTTCCTCATGGCATTCAAAAGCTCGACCTGTCTCGAAACCTTCTACAAAACATTACTCAAGAAGTTCTAGCAATCTACACCACCGTTCATCATCTGAACCTCCACTCCAACAAGATCCAGTTCATCCAGCCAGGTCTGTTCAAAGACATGACCAATCTGCAAGTGCTGGACCTCTCCAGTAATTACTTGGATGTTTTTGCTGTTTCGAAAACCAGCATTGGGCCTCTTACGGCTGTGGAGAGGCTTGACCTCTCAGGCAATGGCCTGTACACGGGGATGACCGACTTTTTTCTCAGTGAAGCCCCAGCACTAATGAACCTTTCTCTGAATGGCAACAGTATCACCAAAGTGGGCAAGGAGACCTTTTGCGGAGCTTTGGCCTTAAGAAACATTGATCTTCACAACAACGTCATCTTAGAGATTGAGGACGGAGCATTTGACTCGTTGCTCCATCTGTCCGAGCTTGATTTGTCCATTAACTCCATCACTTGCATCACTGACTTTAACCTTTCCAAACTCAAGGTGCTGAACCTCAGTAAGAACAGCATGGAGTGCTTCCAAACCACAGATTCAGACCTAGAGTATGAGCTCCTCTACCTCGACCTGAGGGAAAACAATATCCACTATTTCCCCGTTCTCCCCAGAAGGAACAAGCTCATGTACCTGGATTTGTCCAGGAACCACCTGATGAGTGTCAATACCACAGGAACTGCCGATGAGCTCGAGCACTTCAGAAACACGTTCGTACCTCAAACGCAGTCAGGTGGAATGAGCAGACACCAGGACTTCTCAAGGCTCAAGTACCTCAACATGAGCTACAACCAGATAAAGAGCATACCGATGTCTTACTTCTGCAGCATGGTGTCCCTTGTGCATCTTAACGTAAGTAATAACTGTATCGGGGCCTTTTCTATAGACCAGGAGAGCCCTCTGAACTCTCTGAAGACCCTGGACCTGAGTTACAATGCCCTACAAAACCTCTCATTTGGGGAGAACACCCTCCGGTCACTGCAGGAACTCTTCTTACAAGGGAACTTCCTCACCATAATGGACTCTGGAACGTTCCAAAGACTGCCTAGCATCAGAGGCCTTCACCTCCAGCAGAACTACCTGAAAGTCTGCCCTTCACAGCGAAAATCACCCCAGACAGACCACAACTCCCAGGATCCTCCAGGCTGTGTCTCCTTTACATCAATACCAAGCCTGCACTTGTTGTACCTTTCTGGAAACAATCTTGAGGTTCTGCCACCATATGCCTTCAATGGCACCCCACTCAGGTTGCTGGACCTGTCCCTAAACCCAGGCTTGGACATTCACCAGAATGCTTTCTCTAGTTTGGAGACCTCCCTAATTAATCTCTCACTGAGAGAAAACCACATCCCAGAATTGAACACGGACCTTTCCCTGCTAAGTAGTCTCAAATTTGTGGACCTGTCCACCAACAAGCTGACCACTCTCCCCCTTTGGAACAAGGCGTCCTCCATCGAGTCCCTGAACCTGCAGAACAACAACCTGGTGACCCTGGAGTACAACACAGTCCTGGTCCTGGAGCGGACGCTCAAAACCCTCTATATGGGCTCGAACCCTCTCAGTTGCTGCAGCAACCCCCGCTTCCTCAACATGCTCCAGCACTCTGATGTGGTCATCCCTGACTTCGCGATAGTAACCTGCCAGTACACAGGGAACTCGGAGCCAGTGGAGGTGAATGTTGGGAGTGTGACGCAAGAGCAGTGTCAGAAGCTGGACAGTAAGAGCGTGAGCATTATCGTCATCGTGGTGACAGCTTTGGTGCTGATAGCGGTGCTGGTGGTGCTCTCCAAGGTGTGCCACCCCAAAAGGCGCAAGCTCAACATCAGCTTCAGGGCCTAA